One Mycoavidus sp. B2-EB genomic region harbors:
- a CDS encoding dihydrofolate reductase, producing MTELSIIVARARNGVIGRDNQLPWHLPEDLAFFKRTTLGAPVIMGRKTHESIGRPLPGRRNLVITRDPTRVFAGCETVSNLAHALELCATASVPRAFLIGGAQLYAEGLNYANQLIITEIDKDFDGDAFFPKPDPLLWKPITQSKHRSLAPNDFAYAFVLYERR from the coding sequence ATGACTGAGCTTTCAATCATTGTCGCGCGCGCCCGTAATGGCGTGATTGGTCGGGATAATCAACTCCCCTGGCATCTACCTGAGGACCTAGCCTTTTTTAAACGCACAACCTTAGGCGCACCCGTCATTATGGGCCGCAAAACCCATGAATCGATTGGCCGACCACTACCTGGGCGACGTAATCTTGTGATTACACGTGACCCGACGCGAGTCTTCGCTGGCTGCGAAACCGTCAGCAACTTAGCTCATGCCCTTGAGCTTTGCGCCACCGCATCTGTGCCGCGCGCATTTTTAATTGGGGGGGCGCAGCTTTATGCAGAAGGACTCAACTATGCCAATCAGCTCATCATTACCGAAATCGACAAAGATTTTGATGGAGATGCATTCTTTCCTAAACCTGACCCCCTGCTCTGGAAGCCAATCACACAAAGTAAACACCGCAGTTTAGCGCCGAACGATTTTGCTTATGCGTTTGTTCTTTATGAGCGCAGGTAG
- a CDS encoding thymidylate synthase, protein MKLYHELLQDILSNGTFKPDRTGTGTLSVFGRQLRFDLAAGLPIVTTKRTHLKSVIYELLWFLKGDTNIQYLNDHGVTIWDEWADENGDLGPVYGHQWRFWPKPDGGKIDQIAELVKQLKERPHSRRLLLTALNLADFPDEAQTPVENVHAGRMALAPCHCLTQFYVSSNKLSCLLYCRSQDVFLGTPFNLAGYALLTHMLAQQCGLTVGELIWTGGDCHLYLNHLEQVKQLLTRSPYPLPQFSFARKPNDLFSYRFEDFMLTNYQSHPAIKAPIAV, encoded by the coding sequence ATGAAGCTCTACCACGAACTCCTACAAGATATTCTCAGCAACGGCACGTTTAAGCCGGACCGCACCGGTACCGGCACTCTGAGCGTATTTGGCCGTCAATTACGCTTCGACCTCGCGGCGGGCTTACCTATTGTCACCACGAAAAGAACGCATCTTAAGAGTGTCATTTACGAATTGCTTTGGTTCTTAAAAGGCGATACGAATATTCAATATTTAAACGATCATGGCGTCACCATTTGGGATGAATGGGCAGATGAGAATGGTGATTTAGGTCCTGTCTATGGCCATCAATGGCGCTTTTGGCCTAAGCCCGATGGTGGCAAAATCGATCAAATTGCTGAGCTGGTTAAGCAACTCAAAGAACGACCTCATTCACGCCGGTTATTGCTCACGGCTTTAAATCTCGCAGATTTTCCGGACGAAGCGCAAACTCCCGTAGAAAATGTTCATGCTGGCCGCATGGCGCTCGCGCCCTGTCATTGTTTAACGCAGTTTTACGTGAGCAGCAATAAACTGAGCTGTCTCCTTTATTGCCGCAGCCAAGACGTCTTTTTAGGCACGCCTTTCAACCTTGCCGGCTACGCATTATTGACACATATGTTGGCGCAGCAATGCGGGCTCACGGTGGGTGAACTCATTTGGACCGGCGGTGATTGTCATCTCTATCTCAACCATTTAGAACAAGTGAAACAACTGCTCACCCGCTCGCCCTATCCACTGCCGCAGTTCAGCTTTGCCCGCAAACCTAATGATCTGTTTAGCTACCGCTTTGAGGATTTTATGCTGACCAACTATCAATCTCACCCCGCGATCAAAGCGCCGATCGCCGTCTAA
- the dusA gene encoding tRNA dihydrouridine(20/20a) synthase DusA — protein MTQNILRNGVNADEALPDATSSVEIKSRRRVCVAPMMDWTDRHCRYFHRLLTRHTWLYTEMVTTGALLHGNAAQHLAFNEKEHPLALQLGGSEPNELARCAKLAASANYDEVNLNCGCPSERVQRGAFGACLMAEPALVADCVRAMCDAVSLPVTVKHRIGINDRTDYAFVRDFVGTVAHAGCRTFIVHARNAILGGLSPKENRSIPPLRYDYVHRLKRDFPELEIILNGGIQTLEQIEEHLAQVDGVMIGRQAYHQPWLLASVDRAFYQAPSPIPQRAAIEAEFIAYAAQELKHGTYLGAMTRHILGLYHEMPGARSWRRVLSDHHKLALGDLRIFNEAHQHGLSPAI, from the coding sequence ATGACTCAGAATATATTGCGCAATGGCGTCAATGCGGATGAAGCGCTCCCTGACGCAACATCCTCGGTTGAGATCAAAAGTCGCCGCCGCGTTTGCGTCGCGCCGATGATGGACTGGACCGATCGTCACTGCCGCTACTTCCATCGACTCTTAACGCGCCATACATGGCTTTATACGGAGATGGTAACCACAGGTGCTCTGTTGCATGGCAATGCCGCACAACACCTTGCCTTTAATGAAAAAGAGCACCCGCTTGCATTACAGCTTGGCGGTAGCGAACCCAATGAGCTAGCACGCTGCGCCAAACTGGCCGCCAGCGCGAATTATGATGAAGTCAATCTGAACTGCGGTTGCCCATCTGAGCGCGTACAACGCGGCGCATTTGGTGCCTGCCTCATGGCGGAACCCGCGCTGGTTGCCGATTGCGTGCGCGCGATGTGCGATGCAGTATCGCTTCCAGTCACAGTCAAACACCGCATTGGCATTAACGACCGAACAGATTACGCTTTTGTGCGCGATTTTGTGGGGACCGTAGCGCATGCGGGTTGCCGTACTTTTATTGTGCATGCCCGCAATGCTATCCTGGGTGGGCTCAGCCCCAAAGAAAACCGCAGTATTCCCCCGCTCCGCTACGATTACGTGCACCGCTTAAAGCGCGACTTCCCCGAGCTCGAAATCATTTTAAATGGCGGCATTCAAACCCTTGAACAGATTGAAGAACATCTGGCTCAAGTAGATGGCGTTATGATAGGCCGCCAAGCCTACCATCAACCTTGGTTATTAGCGAGCGTTGACCGCGCTTTTTACCAGGCCCCAAGCCCCATACCGCAGCGGGCAGCAATTGAAGCCGAATTTATTGCTTATGCAGCGCAGGAACTTAAGCACGGCACCTATTTAGGCGCCATGACACGTCATATACTTGGCCTGTATCATGAGATGCCCGGCGCACGCAGCTGGCGCCGCGTCCTCTCAGATCATCACAAACTTGCCCTAGGCGATTTGCGTATTTTTAATGAAGCCCACCAGCACGGACTCTCTCCAGCAATTTGA